The following are encoded together in the Flavihumibacter fluvii genome:
- a CDS encoding M16 family metallopeptidase has product MLNRKIAPPIKDAVEFELSLKPYDKYVLKNGVEVYAVNAGAEEVIKVEWVFWGGNWYEEKNMVASATNFLLKNGTSKKNAFEVNEHFDYYGASLSRACYNETSAINLHSLTKHLGVLLPVVRELLTDAIFPDDELQLFKQNSKQRLEVNLKKNDFVANRLIDEYLFGFDHPYGRYSRFEDLAALSREEIIAFYEKYYKKGKCIVFVAGKLPANLYELMEGNFGDLPLHATQPDPIIHKAYSAVEKKYRVSNDPGGVQGAIRIARHFPNRHHPDFYGVQVLNALFGGFFGARLMNNIREDKGYTYGIYSYLQNHIHQSAWLVSTEAGRDVCEATIAEVYKEMELLRTELVDEEELLLVRNYLMGTILGDLDGPFHIIGRWKNIILNGLTEDFFYQTIQTIKHISAKELQVLANKYLVPEDFYELVVV; this is encoded by the coding sequence ATGTTAAACAGAAAGATAGCTCCCCCCATTAAAGATGCGGTTGAATTTGAATTAAGCCTTAAACCATATGATAAGTATGTATTAAAAAACGGGGTAGAGGTATATGCCGTAAATGCAGGTGCAGAAGAAGTGATCAAAGTTGAATGGGTTTTCTGGGGCGGTAATTGGTATGAAGAGAAAAATATGGTGGCCTCAGCAACAAATTTTCTTTTAAAGAATGGCACTTCCAAAAAGAATGCATTTGAGGTCAATGAACATTTTGATTATTACGGAGCTTCGCTAAGCCGTGCCTGCTATAATGAAACATCAGCCATCAACCTGCATAGCCTGACAAAGCACCTGGGCGTATTGCTTCCTGTAGTTCGCGAATTACTTACTGATGCAATATTTCCCGATGACGAATTGCAGTTGTTTAAACAGAACAGCAAACAAAGGCTGGAAGTCAACCTGAAGAAGAATGATTTTGTTGCCAACCGCCTGATTGATGAATACCTGTTTGGGTTTGACCATCCTTATGGCCGTTACAGCAGGTTTGAGGACCTTGCTGCACTTAGTCGGGAGGAAATCATTGCTTTTTATGAAAAGTATTACAAGAAAGGAAAATGTATTGTATTTGTAGCCGGTAAACTCCCTGCCAATCTATATGAACTAATGGAGGGGAATTTTGGTGACCTGCCATTGCATGCCACCCAGCCTGATCCGATCATACATAAAGCGTATTCTGCCGTTGAAAAGAAATACAGGGTCAGCAATGATCCAGGCGGTGTCCAGGGTGCTATCCGTATTGCCCGGCACTTTCCCAACCGACATCATCCGGATTTTTATGGAGTCCAGGTATTGAATGCTTTGTTTGGTGGTTTTTTTGGAGCAAGGCTAATGAATAATATCAGGGAGGATAAAGGCTATACCTATGGTATTTACAGTTACCTGCAAAACCATATTCACCAGAGTGCGTGGCTTGTATCTACTGAAGCGGGACGAGATGTATGTGAGGCCACTATTGCCGAAGTATATAAGGAAATGGAATTACTCAGAACTGAACTGGTTGATGAGGAAGAATTATTGCTGGTGCGTAATTACCTGATGGGAACAATCCTTGGCGACCTTGATGGACCTTTCCATATCATCGGAAGGTGGAAGAATATCATTTTGAATGGACTGACTGAAGATTTTTTCTATCAAACCATACAAACCATTAAACATATTTCAGCCAAAGAACTCCAGGTATTGGCCAATAAGTACCTGGTGCCGGAAGATTTTTATGAACTGGTGGTCGTATAA
- a CDS encoding T9SS type A sorting domain-containing protein, giving the protein MRLLTHFLSAALVCLFHTTVAQPHFGTSMQGLVAGATGPLAIGLEEPVLAGKGKLQLQWVLNSTLQKGYINVERSSYKQGPFEVLAVLRQDGTSGKFVDEQPLKGKCYYRIKWVPENGWQQFSRIVSSSFAGDMTCKFYPNPVDNMLIVRSEQALELLLTDANGKIYINKKLKSGLQTVDVSGLDKGLYIIILTQTESGRVITEKLIKN; this is encoded by the coding sequence ATGCGACTACTAACCCATTTTTTGTCCGCAGCATTGGTATGCCTTTTTCACACCACTGTTGCGCAACCCCATTTTGGCACAAGCATGCAAGGCTTGGTGGCAGGCGCCACCGGACCTTTGGCGATTGGCCTGGAAGAGCCTGTACTGGCAGGTAAGGGGAAGCTGCAATTACAATGGGTACTTAACAGTACATTACAAAAAGGGTATATTAATGTTGAACGCTCCTCGTATAAACAGGGGCCATTTGAAGTGCTTGCTGTACTTCGTCAGGATGGAACTTCAGGGAAATTTGTAGATGAGCAACCGCTGAAAGGAAAATGCTACTATAGAATTAAATGGGTACCGGAAAATGGATGGCAGCAATTTTCACGGATCGTGTCCAGTAGCTTTGCCGGGGATATGACTTGCAAATTTTATCCAAATCCGGTTGACAACATGCTGATTGTGCGTTCTGAGCAGGCGCTTGAGTTGTTGTTAACGGATGCCAACGGAAAGATATATATCAATAAAAAACTGAAATCAGGATTGCAAACAGTTGATGTTTCCGGATTAGATAAAGGGCTCTATATCATTATCTTAACTCAAACAGAAAGCGGTCGGGTCATTACAGAAAAGCTGATTAAAAACTGA
- a CDS encoding DUF4251 domain-containing protein, whose protein sequence is MRKLVLICGCIVLASLLSCSTPQQASGITPVQVSQLLQDQSYQFVATYVQPTGGRQRNLTGNYVLRVTKEEVFADLPYFGKVYTASVGSTDGGIKFTSRDFIYSTETGKKGSREISIKPKDIAETQELFLSVYENGSANLRVNSVNRQSISYIGEIRAIPQRQ, encoded by the coding sequence ATGAGAAAGCTGGTCCTGATTTGCGGATGTATAGTCCTGGCGTCATTGTTATCCTGTTCAACCCCTCAGCAAGCATCCGGAATTACTCCGGTACAGGTTTCGCAGCTTCTGCAGGATCAGTCTTATCAATTCGTTGCAACATATGTTCAGCCAACAGGCGGCAGGCAAAGAAACCTAACCGGAAACTATGTGCTTAGGGTCACTAAAGAAGAGGTTTTTGCAGATTTGCCCTATTTTGGAAAGGTTTATACTGCAAGTGTAGGCAGTACTGACGGTGGCATTAAATTTACATCAAGGGATTTTATTTATTCCACGGAAACAGGCAAAAAAGGAAGCCGGGAAATCAGCATTAAGCCAAAAGATATTGCTGAAACACAGGAACTATTTCTTTCTGTGTACGAAAATGGCTCAGCTAATTTACGCGTAAACTCCGTGAACAGGCAATCGATATCCTACATTGGTGAAATAAGGGCAATTCCACAACGCCAATAA
- a CDS encoding DUF3817 domain-containing protein: MAEKSRTINLFRKIGYAEGVSFLLLVAIAMPLKYVFGIPEAVRYLGWAHGILFVVYCYMVVQAAQELRWPFGKIFLAFLAALLPFGPFLFDRLYLRK; the protein is encoded by the coding sequence ATGGCGGAAAAAAGTCGAACGATAAACCTGTTCAGGAAAATCGGATATGCCGAAGGGGTTTCTTTTTTATTGTTGGTGGCCATTGCCATGCCATTGAAGTATGTCTTTGGAATACCAGAGGCAGTGCGCTACCTGGGCTGGGCGCATGGGATCCTTTTTGTAGTCTATTGTTATATGGTGGTTCAGGCCGCACAGGAATTACGGTGGCCCTTTGGGAAGATTTTTCTCGCTTTTCTGGCTGCCCTTTTGCCCTTTGGGCCTTTTCTATTCGATCGGTTGTACCTGAGAAAATGA
- a CDS encoding aspartyl protease family protein, producing the protein MKLPTKHTILALFALVIAQLTTQAQEYFSPPQAQLLANIPFRQYSGGVVMLRAKLDNVADSLNFILDTGSGGISLDSTTVEHFRIPNEASDKTIRGIAGLKKVRFANNHRLKFPGLTVDSLNFHINDYDILTSVYGEKIDGIIGYSFLSRYIVKLDYDTLLMFVYSKGNMKYPKGGFLLKPTLASIPIIPARLNESEVVNTRYFFDTGAGLSLLLTEDFVADSSVFSKKKKIYSTQAEGLGGKTYMRLTTVKEFRIGPYKFKKVPTYIFDDEYNVTNYPYLGGLIGNDLLRRFNVIINYERRDIYLMPNRHFREPFDYAYTGLGIYFINGQVTVTDVMPGSPSEKAGFMEGDIIIAINNNMTRNIMAYRNLLQQPGEKLKFLVARAKDGDLEELYMKVGNILK; encoded by the coding sequence ATGAAATTGCCAACAAAACACACGATTCTTGCCTTATTCGCCCTGGTCATTGCACAACTGACGACCCAAGCACAGGAATATTTTTCGCCACCCCAGGCCCAGTTGTTGGCCAATATCCCATTCCGGCAGTACAGCGGCGGGGTTGTTATGTTGCGGGCTAAGCTGGACAATGTTGCCGACTCCCTCAACTTTATCCTGGATACGGGTAGTGGCGGCATCTCACTCGATTCTACTACAGTTGAGCACTTTCGTATTCCAAATGAAGCTTCAGATAAGACGATCAGGGGAATCGCGGGATTAAAGAAAGTCCGGTTCGCTAATAATCACCGCTTAAAATTTCCTGGTTTAACGGTTGACAGCCTCAACTTTCACATCAATGATTACGATATCCTGACTAGTGTATATGGCGAAAAAATTGATGGAATCATTGGCTATAGTTTTCTATCGCGATACATAGTAAAACTGGATTATGATACCCTGCTGATGTTTGTTTATTCAAAGGGAAACATGAAGTATCCCAAAGGGGGCTTTTTACTGAAACCAACCCTGGCTTCAATACCGATCATCCCGGCGAGGTTAAATGAATCTGAAGTTGTGAATACCCGTTATTTCTTTGATACCGGCGCTGGGCTGTCCTTATTGCTGACCGAAGATTTTGTAGCAGATAGCAGTGTATTCAGCAAGAAGAAAAAAATATATTCAACGCAAGCCGAGGGTTTAGGCGGAAAGACCTATATGCGGTTGACAACTGTTAAAGAATTCAGGATTGGTCCGTATAAATTCAAAAAAGTACCTACTTATATTTTCGATGACGAATATAATGTCACAAATTATCCCTACCTGGGTGGTTTAATCGGTAATGATCTCCTTCGTCGATTTAATGTCATCATTAACTATGAGCGCAGGGATATATACCTGATGCCGAACAGGCATTTCAGGGAGCCATTTGATTATGCTTATACTGGATTGGGAATTTATTTTATTAATGGCCAGGTAACAGTAACCGATGTCATGCCAGGTTCTCCATCTGAAAAAGCTGGTTTTATGGAAGGCGATATTATTATTGCGATTAATAATAATATGACCAGGAATATCATGGCCTATCGCAATCTTTTACAACAACCCGGGGAAAAGCTGAAATTCCTGGTTGCCAGGGCGAAGGATGGAGACCTGGAAGAGCTCTATATGAAAGTGGGAAATATCCTGAAATAA
- a CDS encoding DUF3570 domain-containing protein, with amino-acid sequence MKKICLTVIGLYIGLLATFSQQVKPADTSNYQSRKLNIEEINFVSSYYHQDGNNAAVTGGIGSQKLDDFSNYLELKLRWYDRKQRLNKVSGDIGIDYYTSASSDKIDPKTISSASYSDVRVYPSVGWSRENEVKGTEFGIGLSTSTEFDYQSFGINGHYSRKTKNRMGEFAAKGQVYFDQLSLIYPVELRSGQSSGEGGYSTDVRNSFSLNLSWSQIVNQRLQLMFLLDLIQQSGYLSLPFNRVYFSDASVQVEKLPGSRFKLPIGFRANYFMGDKVILRGFYRYYHDDWGLEAHTINIETAIKINPFFSISPFYRFYHQSAVNYFKPYQEHTAEDEYYTSNYDVSKFTSHYFGAGIRIAPPGGVFGIDHFNSVEIRYGHYTRENNFNSNIVSLHLKYK; translated from the coding sequence ATGAAGAAAATCTGCCTGACAGTTATTGGGTTATATATTGGTTTACTGGCTACCTTTTCGCAACAGGTAAAGCCTGCCGATACCAGCAATTACCAATCAAGGAAATTGAATATTGAAGAAATCAATTTTGTTTCCAGTTATTATCACCAGGATGGTAACAACGCAGCTGTTACTGGTGGAATCGGGTCACAGAAACTGGATGATTTTTCCAATTACCTCGAACTTAAGTTAAGATGGTACGATCGGAAACAAAGGTTGAATAAAGTTTCCGGTGATATTGGGATCGACTATTATACCTCGGCTTCTTCGGATAAAATTGATCCTAAAACCATCAGCTCTGCATCTTACTCAGATGTTCGCGTGTATCCATCTGTTGGCTGGAGCAGGGAAAATGAGGTGAAGGGAACTGAATTTGGGATTGGGCTATCAACTTCCACTGAATTTGATTATCAATCCTTTGGTATTAATGGCCATTATTCAAGGAAGACCAAAAATAGAATGGGTGAGTTTGCAGCAAAGGGCCAGGTGTACTTTGACCAGCTAAGTTTAATTTACCCCGTCGAACTTAGGAGTGGCCAGTCTTCCGGCGAGGGGGGATATTCAACGGATGTCCGCAATAGCTTTAGCCTGAATTTATCGTGGTCACAAATTGTTAACCAGCGCCTTCAGCTAATGTTCCTCCTGGATTTGATCCAGCAATCCGGCTATCTTTCTCTTCCCTTTAACCGGGTATATTTTTCAGATGCCAGTGTACAGGTGGAAAAACTGCCTGGCAGCCGGTTTAAACTCCCCATTGGGTTCAGGGCGAATTATTTTATGGGCGACAAAGTGATATTACGGGGCTTTTACCGGTATTACCATGATGACTGGGGGTTAGAAGCCCATACCATAAACATTGAAACCGCGATCAAGATAAATCCCTTTTTTTCAATCAGTCCGTTTTATCGCTTTTACCACCAGTCCGCCGTGAACTATTTCAAACCATACCAGGAGCATACCGCAGAGGATGAATATTATACTTCGAATTATGATGTATCAAAATTTACCAGTCATTATTTTGGAGCGGGTATTAGGATAGCTCCACCTGGCGGGGTATTTGGTATCGACCATTTCAACAGTGTTGAAATAAGGTATGGCCATTATACCCGGGAGAATAATTTTAATTCAAATATTGTTTCCCTGCATTTAAAGTATAAGTAA
- a CDS encoding DUF4266 domain-containing protein encodes MKKTNPGLLTCFFSVILITGCSTVKEYQKNKLNDAEMVLGNRKIEKTELNFQSYREGASGANAGKSGGGCGCN; translated from the coding sequence ATGAAAAAGACAAACCCGGGTTTATTGACCTGTTTTTTTTCTGTTATCCTGATAACAGGATGCTCAACCGTTAAAGAATATCAAAAGAATAAATTGAATGATGCTGAAATGGTATTGGGTAACCGCAAGATTGAAAAGACAGAATTGAATTTCCAATCTTATCGTGAAGGTGCTTCCGGTGCAAATGCCGGGAAATCAGGCGGTGGATGCGGATGTAATTAA
- a CDS encoding methylglyoxal synthase encodes MNNRLYSERKRIAMVAHDMKKKELLEWAQHNKVLLARHELMATGTTGRMLEDQLDRPVKKLMSGPLGGDQQIGAMIAAGEIDILIFFWDPMEAQPHDSDVKALLRLAVAWNCVVANDPSTADFIFTSPLMSQSYEAVIPDYSQYLHRKIEK; translated from the coding sequence ATGAACAACAGATTGTACAGCGAAAGAAAGCGGATTGCCATGGTAGCGCATGACATGAAAAAGAAAGAATTGCTGGAATGGGCCCAACACAACAAGGTATTGCTCGCCAGGCATGAGCTGATGGCTACCGGCACAACAGGTCGTATGCTGGAAGACCAGTTGGACCGTCCAGTAAAAAAATTAATGAGCGGTCCGCTTGGTGGAGACCAGCAGATTGGGGCAATGATCGCCGCCGGCGAAATTGATATACTGATCTTCTTTTGGGATCCTATGGAAGCACAACCGCATGATAGTGATGTTAAAGCCCTTTTACGCCTGGCCGTGGCCTGGAACTGCGTAGTTGCAAATGATCCATCAACGGCAGATTTCATTTTCACCTCACCTTTGATGTCGCAATCATACGAAGCCGTCATTCCCGACTATTCCCAGTATTTGCATCGCAAGATCGAAAAGTGA
- a CDS encoding M16 family metallopeptidase produces the protein MIHFSRFVLSNGLRVLVHEDASTPMAVVNVLYDVGARDEDPSRTGFAHLFEHLMFGGSINIPEYDDELQKAGGENNAYTTNDLTNYYCQLPTANIETAFWLESDRMLSLAFSKKSLEVQRKVVCEEFKEHYINKPYGDVWFKMREMAYERHPYRWMTIGKELSHIENASLNDVKSFFFKHYTPNNAILVVAGNIVAEQVYELSEKWFGSIPAGIKYERNIVQEVSQDAPVRMDITADVPVDAFLKTWHMPSRMDPRYYAVDLITDILGSGASSRLYQAMVKEQQLFTNIDCYHYGSTDAGLICIDGKLVKGVSPEAAEAAVNQLLDLFKAEGVSVSELEKVKNKTESTMAFEDMSVMNRAASLAYYELLGDANLMNTELSKYHEVSADEILRESRIIFNENNSHTLYYRAGKK, from the coding sequence ATGATCCATTTTTCAAGGTTTGTGCTGTCTAACGGATTAAGGGTGTTGGTTCATGAAGATGCCTCGACACCGATGGCCGTGGTGAATGTTTTGTATGATGTTGGTGCACGCGATGAGGATCCTTCCAGGACAGGATTTGCCCATCTTTTTGAGCACCTGATGTTTGGTGGAAGTATTAACATTCCGGAATATGATGATGAATTGCAAAAAGCGGGTGGGGAGAATAATGCCTATACTACCAATGATCTGACAAATTATTATTGCCAGCTTCCAACTGCTAATATTGAAACTGCTTTTTGGCTGGAAAGCGACCGTATGTTGAGCCTTGCCTTCAGTAAGAAGAGCCTCGAAGTACAACGAAAGGTTGTCTGTGAAGAGTTCAAGGAACATTATATCAATAAACCATATGGCGATGTATGGTTTAAAATGCGTGAAATGGCCTATGAACGCCATCCCTATCGCTGGATGACCATTGGGAAAGAATTAAGCCATATTGAAAATGCATCCCTCAATGATGTGAAATCGTTTTTCTTCAAACATTATACGCCGAATAATGCCATCCTGGTAGTTGCCGGAAATATAGTTGCTGAGCAAGTATATGAATTGTCTGAAAAGTGGTTTGGCAGTATCCCCGCAGGGATAAAGTATGAGAGAAATATCGTGCAGGAAGTATCGCAGGATGCGCCAGTCAGAATGGACATCACAGCTGATGTTCCGGTTGATGCGTTTCTAAAAACCTGGCATATGCCGTCTCGCATGGACCCCCGCTATTATGCAGTTGACCTGATCACCGACATTTTGGGAAGCGGAGCATCCTCCCGCTTATACCAGGCAATGGTGAAGGAGCAGCAATTGTTTACCAATATTGATTGCTACCATTATGGTTCCACCGATGCGGGATTAATCTGCATTGACGGAAAACTGGTCAAAGGGGTAAGTCCGGAAGCTGCAGAAGCTGCAGTTAACCAGTTGCTTGACCTCTTTAAAGCCGAAGGGGTCAGTGTTTCGGAGCTTGAAAAAGTTAAGAATAAAACAGAAAGCACCATGGCCTTTGAAGATATGAGTGTTATGAACAGGGCGGCAAGCCTGGCCTATTATGAATTATTGGGCGATGCAAATCTTATGAATACTGAACTATCAAAATACCATGAAGTAAGTGCAGATGAGATCCTGCGGGAAAGCAGGATTATTTTCAATGAGAATAATAGTCATACGCTCTATTACAGGGCCGGGAAAAAGTGA
- a CDS encoding thioredoxin family protein: MKWSFIVLLALVFSSFTEWGNDLDKAKTQARQEHKLILLNFSGSDWCGPCIRMQKEIFSTEQFQQYANEHLVLLNADFPRNKKNQLKKELQESNDHLAELYNSKGIFPYTVLLNAEGKFIKSWEGYPSKGIDNFISQLTEVGDGQ; the protein is encoded by the coding sequence ATGAAGTGGAGTTTTATAGTATTGCTGGCGCTGGTGTTTTCTTCTTTTACAGAGTGGGGGAATGACCTGGATAAAGCTAAAACACAGGCAAGGCAGGAGCACAAACTGATCCTGTTGAATTTTTCAGGCTCGGATTGGTGTGGTCCATGTATCAGGATGCAAAAAGAAATCTTTTCGACAGAGCAGTTTCAGCAATATGCCAATGAGCACCTGGTATTGCTCAATGCCGATTTCCCCAGGAATAAGAAAAATCAATTAAAAAAGGAGTTACAGGAAAGCAATGATCATCTCGCTGAATTGTATAATTCAAAAGGCATTTTTCCATATACGGTTTTATTAAATGCAGAGGGGAAATTTATCAAAAGCTGGGAGGGTTATCCTTCAAAAGGCATAGACAATTTTATTTCGCAACTCACAGAGGTTGGAGATGGCCAATAA
- the mqnC gene encoding cyclic dehypoxanthinyl futalosine synthase yields MQLSELYRKALNFEFLSAEEGEFLFQEAPLTELMNIADQLRKIQVPHGKVTWIIDRNMNTTNVCIANCKFCNFYRIPGHKEAYITDIETYKRKISETFRYGGEQLLLQGGHHPDLGLAYYTDLFRQLKQLFPKLKLHTLGPPEVAHICKLEKKSHYEVLKALKDSGMDSLPGPGAEILVDRVRRLISKGKCGSQEWLDIMHEAHKLNLTTSATMMFGHVETISERMEHLVKLREVQSRKPADVKGFVAFIPWTFQDVDTLLAKIRGVHNITTPEEYIRMIAISRIMLPNVKNIQASWLTVGKNVAQICLHAGANDFGSIMIEENVVSAAGAPHRFTYKSIQEAILEAGFEPQLRNQQYEFRELPETIEEQVINY; encoded by the coding sequence ATGCAGTTATCCGAGCTCTACAGAAAGGCATTAAATTTTGAGTTCCTAAGTGCTGAAGAGGGTGAGTTCTTATTTCAGGAGGCGCCATTGACTGAGCTCATGAATATTGCTGATCAGTTAAGGAAGATCCAGGTGCCCCATGGAAAAGTGACCTGGATCATTGATCGCAATATGAACACAACCAATGTTTGCATTGCCAATTGTAAATTTTGTAATTTTTACCGCATACCCGGCCACAAAGAGGCATATATTACAGATATAGAGACCTATAAAAGAAAAATCAGCGAGACTTTCAGGTATGGTGGCGAACAGTTATTGTTACAGGGCGGCCATCATCCCGATCTCGGGTTAGCCTATTACACCGATCTGTTCCGGCAGCTGAAACAGCTATTTCCAAAATTAAAACTACACACTTTAGGCCCGCCAGAAGTTGCCCATATCTGCAAACTGGAAAAAAAATCTCATTACGAAGTGTTGAAAGCACTAAAGGATTCGGGTATGGATTCTTTACCTGGCCCAGGCGCAGAAATACTGGTGGATCGTGTCAGGCGCCTCATCAGCAAAGGAAAATGTGGTTCCCAGGAATGGCTGGATATCATGCACGAAGCACATAAACTCAACCTGACCACCTCAGCCACAATGATGTTCGGACATGTGGAAACCATTTCCGAAAGAATGGAGCACCTGGTGAAATTGCGCGAGGTTCAATCCAGGAAACCGGCTGATGTAAAAGGGTTTGTTGCTTTTATTCCCTGGACATTCCAGGACGTTGATACGCTACTGGCAAAAATCCGCGGGGTGCATAATATCACAACGCCCGAGGAGTATATACGGATGATCGCTATCAGCCGGATCATGCTGCCTAATGTGAAAAATATCCAGGCCAGCTGGCTGACAGTAGGCAAAAATGTTGCACAGATCTGCCTGCATGCCGGAGCTAATGATTTTGGCAGTATTATGATTGAAGAAAATGTTGTAAGTGCCGCTGGCGCACCTCACCGCTTTACTTATAAGAGTATTCAGGAAGCCATTCTTGAAGCTGGCTTTGAACCACAACTCCGTAATCAGCAATATGAATTCAGGGAATTGCCCGAAACCATTGAAGAGCAGGTGATTAATTATTAA